In Zingiber officinale cultivar Zhangliang chromosome 8B, Zo_v1.1, whole genome shotgun sequence, a single genomic region encodes these proteins:
- the LOC122017044 gene encoding uncharacterized protein LOC122017044: MAAANSTNNNMLHVVNAESNSEGSRDSRRVATNSTRDDAVAGFARGGGAGGERIQRRQVASARRAEYVEVENINEEADAFIRRFRQQLHLQRLQSIENYNQMLARGL, from the coding sequence ATGGCGGCGGCCAACTCCACGAACAACAACATGCTACATGTGGTAAATGCAGAATCCAACAGCGAAGGCAGCCGCGACAGCAGAAGAGTTGCTACTAATAGTACGAGGGATGACGCCGTTGCTGGTTTTGCGCGCGGAGGAGGAGCCGGCGGCGAGCGGATCCAACGCAGGCAGGTGGCGTCGGCGAGGAGGGCGGAATACGTAGAGGTGGAGAACATCAACGAGGAGGCGGACGCGTTCATCAGGCGATTCAGGCAGCAGCTCCACCTGCAGCGCCTGCAATCCATCGAGAATTACAACCAGATGCTCGCTCGAGGCCTCTGA